A single Cucumis melo cultivar AY chromosome 4, USDA_Cmelo_AY_1.0, whole genome shotgun sequence DNA region contains:
- the LOC103501980 gene encoding receptor-like protein kinase: MLLHSRHFFLLVFFSFPLYVVFALTSDGLTLLSLQSRWNTHTPFIPLWNASDSTPCSWAGIQCDQNLRVITFNLSYYDVSGQLGHEIARLTHLRTIDLTTNGFSGEIPYGIGNCSHLEYLDLSFNQFGGEIPQSLTLLRNLTFLNFHDNVLTGAIPDSLFPNLNLQYVYLSGNNLNGSIPSIVGNWSRLFHLYLYENEFSGTIPSSLGNCSQLEDLYLDGNQLVGTLPDSFNNLDNLVNLGVSRNNLHGPIPLGSGGCLSLEYIDLSFNSYTGGIPAGLGNCSGLRTLLIVNSSLTGHIPSSFGRLSKLSVLDLSKNQLSGNIPPEFGACKSLKELDLYVNQFEGRIPSELGLLSRLEVLQLFSNHLIGQIPISIWKIPSLQHILVYNNNLSGELPLIITELKHLKNISLFNNQFSGVIPQSLGLNRSLVQVEFTNNKFTGQIPPNLCFGKTLRVLNLGLNQFQGSIPSDIGTCVSLQRLILRRNNLTGVLPEFMRNHGLQFMDASENNLNGKIPLSLGNCINLTSVDLSRNKLTGLVPNELGNLMNIQSLSLSHNFLEGPLPPSLSNCTKLNNFDVGFNLLNGSISSSLAGWKVISTLILTENRFTGGIPNVLSELESLSVLDLGGNLFGGEIPSSIGGWKNMFYSLNFSDNVLTGQIPSELKNLVMVENLDISHNNLTGSIRVLGELSSLLVELNISYNFFTGPVPPTLMKFLNSHPASFLGNSGLCISCDETDGLSCKESSSIKTCASHSSSRLNNTQIAMIAFGSSLFIVFLLLGLVYKFVYIRRNKDTFDTFAEVGTTSLLVHKVIEATDNLDERFIIGRGAHGVVYKASLDSKRTFAVKKLTYGGCKGGSRSMIREIKTVGRIKHRNLIAMEDFWFGKDHGLLLYRYQPNGSLDDVLHQMNPAPALTWEVRYNIAIGIAHGLIYLHYDCDPPIIHRDIKPQNILLDSEMEPRIADFGLAKLLDQTSAPTVSSSFAGTIGYIAPENAFSAAKNKASDVYSYGVVLLELITRKKPSDASFTEVGSIAAWVRSGWNETGEIDSIVDPMLVEELLDSDRREQIKKVVLVALRCTEKDPNKRPMMIDVLNHLIDSKTKQSTVFLD, encoded by the exons ATGCTGCTTCATTCCCGCCATTTCTTCCTACTGGTATTCTTCTCCTTCCCTCTCTATGTTGTTTTTGCTTTAACCTCAGATGGGTTGACTTTATTATCGCTCCAAAGCCGCTGGAATACTCACACCCCTTTTATCCCTCTTTGGAATGCTTCTGATTCCACTCCCTGTTCTTGGGCTGGGATTCAATGTGATCAAAACCTTCGTGTCATCACTTTCAATCTCTCGTATTATGATGTTTCGGGTCAGCTTGGACATGAAATTGCACGTTTGACCCACTTGCGTACTATTGATTTGACCACCAACGGTTTCTCTGGTGAAATTCCTTATGGGATTGGTAACTGTAGCCATTTAGAGTACTTGGATCTCTCCTTCAACCAATTTGGTGGAGAAATTCCTCAGTCATTAACTCTCCTTAGGAACTTGACGTTTTTGAACTTCCATGACAATGTTCTAACTGGTGCAATACCCGACTCCTTATTTCCGAATCTTAATTTGCAGTATGTGTATCTTAGTGGAAACAATCTCAACGGTTCTATCCCTTCAATTGTGGGGAATTGGAGTCGGCTGTTTCATTTGTATCTGTATGAAAATGAGTTTTCTGGTACAATACCTTCTTCCCTAGGGAACTGTAGTCAATTGGAGGATCTTTATTTGGATGGGAACCAGTTAGTAGGAACATTGCCCGATAGTTTTAACAATCTTGATAATCTTGTTAATCTAGGTGTAAGCCGAAACAATCTCCATGGTCCAATTCCTTTGGGGTCAGGAGGTTGTCTGAGTTTAGAATATATAGATTTGTCATTCAATAGTTATACAGGAGGTATACCTGCCGGGTTGGGCAACTGTAGTGGCCTAAGAACCTTACTTATTGTAAATTCCAGTTTAACAGGTCATATTCCTTCCTCTTTTGGCCGCCTAAGTAAGCTTTCAGTTCTTGATCTCTCTAAAAATCAACTGTCTGGGAATATACCTCCTGAATTTGGGGCTTGCAAATCCTTGAAAGAATTGGATTTGTACGTCAACCAATTTGAGGGACGTATCCCTAGTGAACTGGGTTTGCTAAGTAGATTAGAGGTCCTTCAATTGTTTTCGAACCATTTGATTGGTCAGATTCCTATTAGCATTTGGAAGATTCCAAGTCTCCAGCATATTCTTGTGTATAACAACAATCTTTCCGGGGAACTTCCATTGATAATAACTGAACTCAAGCACCTCAAAAATATTTCTTTATTCAACAATCAGTTTTCTGGTGTCATACCTCAAAGTCTGGGACTCAACAGAAGCTTAGTCCAAGTGGAGTTTACTAATAACAAGTTCACTGGTCAAATTCCACCTAATCTATGCTTTGGAAAGACATTAAGGGTGTTAAATTTAGGTTTGAATCAATTTCAGGGTAGCATACCTTCAGATATTGGGACCTGTGTGTCTCTTCAGAGGTTGATTTTGAGAAGGAATAATCTAACAGGAGTTCTGCCAGAATTTATGAGAAATCATGGCCTTCAGTTCATGGATGCCAGTGAAAATAACCTCAATGGAAAAATTCCGTTAAGTTTGGGCAACTGCATCAATCTTACCTCAGTTGATTTGTCTAGGAACAAGCTTACAGGTCTTGTACCAAATGAGCTGGGAAACCTTATGAATATTCAAAGTTTGAGCTTGTCTCACAACTTCTTGGAAGGACCTTTGCCACCCTCGCTGTCAAATTGTACCAAGTTGAATAATTTTGATGTAGGATTCAATTTATTGAATGGTTCAATATCTAGTAGTTTGGCTGGCTGGAAAGTTATATCCACATTGATTTTAACAGAGAATCGATTTACTGGAGGCATTCCAAATGTATTATCAGAACTTGAAAGCCTTTCAGTGCTAGATCTTGGTGGCAATTTGTTTGGAGGAGAAATTCCTTCATCTATTGGAGGTTGGAAGAATATGTTTTATTCCCTGAATTTCAGTGACAATGTGTTAACTGGCCAAATACCTTCTGAGCTGAAAAATCTGGTCATGGTAGAGAATTTAGATATATCTCACAATAATTTGACTGGAAGTATAAGAGTTCTTGGTGAACTAAGTTCGTTGTTAGTTGAGCTTAACATTTCATATAATTTCTTCACGGGTCCTGTGCCACCAACATTAATGAAGTTTCTGAATTCTCATCCCGCATCGTTCTTAGGTAACTCTGGGTTATGCATCAGCTGTGATGAAACAGATGGCTTAAGTTGCAAAGAAAGCAGTAGTATCAAAACTTGTGCTAGTCATTCAAGCTCTCGGCTTAATAATACTCAAATTGCAATGATAGCTTTTGGATCTTCACTCTTTATTGTTTTTCTGCTTCTTGGGTTGGTTTATAAGTTTGTTTACATCAGAAGAAATAAGGATACTTTTGACACCTTTGCTGAAGTAGGAACAACTTCTTTGCTTGTCCACAAGGTAATAGAGGCCACTGATAACCTAGATGAGCGATTCATCATAGGGAGAGGAGCACATGGAGTTGTTTATAAGGCATCTCTAGATTCGAAGAGAACTTTTGCTGTAAAAAAGCTAACATATGGAGGATGTAAAGGGGGAAGCCGGAGTATGATTAGAGAAATTAAAACTGTTGGTCGTATCAAACATCGAAACCTGATCGCTATGGAAGATTTTTGGTTTGGAAAAGACCATGGTTTACTTCTTTACAGATACCAGCCTAATGGGAGTCTTGATGATGTGTTGCATCAGATGAATCCAGCTCCAGCTTTAACATGGGAAGTACGTTATAATATTGCCATTGGTATTGCACATGGGTTGATATATCTTCATTACGATTGTGATCCTCCTATAATACACCGAGACATTAAACCGCAGAATATACTTCTAGATTCGGAGATGGAACCTCGTATTGCTGATTTTGGTCTTGCAAAGTTGCTCGACCAAACATCTGCACCAACAGTTTCATCCTCTTTTGCTGGAACAATTGGCTATATTGCACCAG AGAATGCATTCTCAGCAGCAAAAAACAAAGCTTCAGATGTTTACAGTTACGGAGTTGTTTTACTTGAGCTGATAACACGAAAGAAGCCATCGGATGCATCATTTACTGAGGTGGGGAGTATAGCTGCTTGGGTTCGGTCGGGTTGGAATGAGACAGGAGAAATAGATAGTATTGTTGATCCAATGCTTGTGGAAGAACTTTTAGATTCTGATCGAAGGGAGCAGATTAAGAAGGTGGTTTTGGTGGCTTTGAGATGCACAGAAAAGGATCCTAACAAGAGACCTATGATGATAGATGTTCTGAACCACTTGATTGATTCGAAGACAAAGCAATCCACAGTATTTTTGGATTGA